One stretch of Clavibacter michiganensis DNA includes these proteins:
- a CDS encoding ABC transporter substrate-binding protein, which translates to MPIPTARRPRARRIVVGVATLALLAPVLASCSSSSGSSAGGQLDLWIWPDGLSQTVLDKVPAEVPGTTLNVSTIGGDFKQKLVTTFTGRSGLPSVTGVKGEDMPYFLSEDGLFENLDDLGAKDVTDQYPAWKLKEATTKDGQLIGLPIDIGPTALYYRADVFKEAGLPSEPADVAAATATWDDYFAFGKKLKAATGGAIFVDASDVFTKSLGQGTTRFVDEDGNFTGDSDTVKTAWDRAVLAWKDGLTANVTDGSPDWASAISNGSLPALLGASWYQADLKSATADTSGDWRVAPMPGGPANIGGSFLSIPSGTKDPQAAFAVIKDVLSEDNQVTAYADKGIFPSATAAYDSPELQKGDDFFGGQSTVGIFADAAAKMPTAYTSPYDNQVQAAFVTELQNVTSLGKDPDQAWTDAVAAGEAALKTAKQ; encoded by the coding sequence ATGCCCATCCCCACCGCCCGCCGTCCCCGCGCCCGGCGCATCGTCGTCGGCGTCGCGACCCTCGCGCTCCTCGCGCCGGTCCTCGCCTCCTGCTCGTCGTCGTCGGGATCCTCGGCGGGCGGCCAGCTCGACCTCTGGATCTGGCCGGACGGCCTCAGCCAGACGGTGCTCGACAAGGTGCCCGCGGAGGTGCCCGGCACGACGCTCAACGTCTCCACCATCGGCGGCGACTTCAAGCAGAAGCTCGTCACCACGTTCACGGGCCGCTCGGGTCTGCCGTCCGTCACGGGCGTCAAGGGCGAGGACATGCCGTACTTCCTCAGCGAGGACGGGCTCTTCGAGAACCTGGACGACCTGGGCGCGAAGGACGTCACCGACCAGTACCCGGCGTGGAAGCTGAAGGAGGCGACCACGAAGGACGGCCAGCTCATCGGCCTCCCCATCGACATCGGCCCCACCGCCCTCTACTACCGCGCGGACGTGTTCAAGGAGGCCGGCCTGCCGAGCGAGCCCGCCGACGTCGCCGCCGCGACCGCCACCTGGGACGACTACTTCGCGTTCGGCAAGAAGCTCAAGGCGGCGACCGGCGGCGCGATCTTCGTGGACGCGTCCGACGTGTTCACCAAGTCGCTCGGCCAGGGCACCACCCGCTTCGTCGACGAGGACGGGAACTTCACCGGCGACAGCGACACCGTCAAGACCGCCTGGGACCGCGCCGTGCTCGCCTGGAAGGACGGCCTCACCGCGAACGTGACCGACGGCAGCCCGGACTGGGCGTCGGCCATCAGCAACGGATCCCTCCCCGCGCTCCTCGGCGCCTCCTGGTACCAGGCCGACCTCAAGAGCGCGACCGCGGACACCTCGGGCGACTGGCGCGTCGCGCCCATGCCCGGCGGCCCGGCCAACATCGGCGGCTCGTTCCTCTCCATCCCCTCCGGCACCAAGGACCCGCAGGCCGCGTTCGCGGTGATCAAGGACGTGCTGAGCGAGGACAACCAGGTCACCGCGTACGCCGACAAGGGCATCTTCCCGTCGGCCACCGCCGCGTACGACTCCCCGGAGCTGCAGAAGGGCGACGACTTCTTCGGCGGCCAGTCGACCGTCGGGATCTTCGCCGACGCGGCCGCCAAGATGCCCACCGCCTACACGAGCCCCTACGACAACCAGGTGCAGGCCGCGTTCGTCACCGAGCTGCAGAACGTGACGTCGCTCGGCAAGGACCCGGACCAGGCCTGGACCGACGCCGTCGCCGCCGGCGAGGCCGCCCTGAAGACCGCGAAGCAGTGA
- a CDS encoding carbohydrate kinase family protein: MPADPRPDQGTADQGAAGQAPAGLLVVGQLFADVVFGELSGGPRPGHEIWTSSFGHGPGGIANFAVAGARLGVPTAIAAAVGTDPFSHLVRAALAAEGVSLDHLVTLDDWALPVTASLTYDDDRALVTGGVPCPLGSDELVPGEVPAAAAALVHLDPQRSAWIGRAAAAGTDVYADVGWDPSERWDPAILDQLDDCHAFVPNELEAAAYTGTDSAVQAARALAARVPLSIVTSGSRGVVAVDAGAGEEVVRPPLAVRAVDATGAGDVFGAALAASARAPWSLTERVDFACLVAGITVTRPGGASGAPRLDELVPWLRAHPEAAEPGRYDYLADALAHPDAARLLA; encoded by the coding sequence GTGCCCGCAGACCCGCGTCCCGACCAGGGCACCGCCGACCAGGGCGCTGCCGGCCAGGCTCCCGCCGGGCTGCTCGTCGTCGGGCAGCTCTTCGCGGACGTCGTGTTCGGCGAGCTGTCGGGCGGACCCCGGCCGGGCCACGAGATCTGGACGTCGTCCTTCGGGCACGGCCCCGGCGGCATCGCGAACTTCGCGGTCGCCGGCGCGCGCCTCGGGGTGCCGACCGCCATCGCGGCGGCCGTGGGCACGGATCCGTTCTCCCACCTCGTGCGCGCCGCGCTCGCCGCCGAGGGCGTGTCGCTCGACCACCTCGTGACCCTCGACGACTGGGCGCTCCCCGTCACCGCGTCCCTGACCTACGACGACGACCGCGCGCTCGTCACGGGCGGCGTGCCCTGCCCGCTCGGATCCGACGAGCTCGTCCCGGGGGAGGTGCCGGCCGCCGCCGCGGCCCTCGTGCACCTGGATCCGCAGCGCAGCGCCTGGATCGGGCGTGCCGCCGCCGCGGGCACCGACGTCTACGCCGACGTCGGCTGGGACCCGTCCGAGCGCTGGGACCCCGCCATCCTCGACCAGCTCGACGACTGCCACGCGTTCGTCCCCAACGAGCTCGAGGCCGCCGCCTACACGGGCACCGACTCGGCCGTGCAGGCCGCCCGGGCGCTCGCCGCGCGGGTGCCGCTCAGCATCGTGACGTCCGGATCCCGCGGCGTCGTCGCCGTCGACGCCGGCGCCGGCGAGGAGGTCGTGCGGCCGCCGCTCGCCGTGCGCGCGGTCGACGCGACCGGCGCGGGCGACGTGTTCGGCGCCGCGCTCGCCGCGTCCGCCCGCGCACCCTGGTCCCTCACCGAGCGCGTCGACTTCGCCTGCCTCGTCGCGGGGATCACGGTCACCCGCCCCGGCGGCGCGTCCGGGGCCCCGCGGCTCGACGAGCTCGTGCCCTGGCTGCGCGCGCACCCCGAGGCGGCCGAGCCCGGCCGCTACGACTACCTCGCCGACGCGCTCGCCCATCCCGACGCGGCCCGCCTGCTCGCCTGA
- a CDS encoding 6-phospho-beta-glucosidase, with product MRLTILGGGGFRVPLVYSALLRDHEAGRVDHVALYDTDEVRLTAVARVLAEQAAAYADAPVITLHTDLDEALAGAAFVFSAIRVGGMAGRSCDERLGMAHGVIGQETVGYGGISYALRTLPVVMDLAERIRVQAPDAWVINFTNPAGVVTEAMSRVLGDRVIGICDSPIGLARRVLGALGVVGDDVVIDYAGLNHLGWLRGLRVDGRDVLPDLMARPDLIGTFEEGRLFGAEWVTELGAVPNEYLHYYYFRREVRHADQLAAQTRGAFLVEQQGRFYEQLEHRHDVSALALWERTRLDRETTYMATNRQSAGMGDRDEDDLVSGGYEDVAIALMRGIAYDQSARLILNVRNRGTLAALDADAVVEVPCVVDASGAHPVAGTELPDFGVGLVTNAKYVERQTIEAGVGGSRAAAVRALAHHPLVDSVTVARSLLEDAMHAFPALSYLR from the coding sequence ATGAGGCTCACGATCCTGGGCGGGGGCGGCTTCCGCGTCCCGCTCGTCTACTCGGCGCTGCTGCGCGACCACGAGGCCGGCCGGGTGGACCACGTGGCCCTCTACGACACGGACGAGGTGCGCCTCACGGCCGTCGCGCGCGTGCTCGCGGAGCAGGCCGCGGCCTACGCCGATGCCCCCGTGATCACGCTGCACACCGACCTCGACGAGGCGCTCGCGGGCGCCGCGTTCGTGTTCTCGGCGATCCGCGTGGGCGGCATGGCCGGGCGCTCGTGCGACGAGCGGCTCGGCATGGCGCACGGCGTCATCGGCCAGGAGACCGTCGGCTACGGCGGCATCTCCTACGCGCTGCGGACGCTGCCGGTCGTCATGGACCTGGCCGAGCGGATCCGCGTGCAGGCCCCCGACGCCTGGGTCATCAACTTCACGAACCCGGCGGGCGTCGTCACCGAGGCCATGTCGCGCGTGCTCGGCGACCGCGTCATCGGGATCTGCGACTCCCCCATCGGCCTCGCCCGCCGCGTGCTCGGCGCGCTCGGCGTCGTGGGCGACGACGTGGTCATCGACTACGCGGGGCTCAACCACCTCGGCTGGCTGCGCGGCCTGCGGGTCGACGGCCGCGACGTGCTGCCGGACCTCATGGCCCGCCCCGACCTCATCGGCACGTTCGAGGAGGGCCGGCTCTTCGGCGCCGAGTGGGTCACCGAGCTCGGCGCCGTGCCGAACGAGTACCTCCACTACTACTACTTCCGGCGGGAGGTCCGGCACGCCGACCAGCTCGCCGCGCAGACCCGCGGCGCCTTCCTCGTGGAGCAGCAGGGCCGGTTCTACGAGCAGCTCGAGCACCGGCACGACGTGTCCGCGCTCGCGCTCTGGGAGCGCACGCGCCTCGACCGCGAGACCACCTACATGGCCACCAACCGGCAGTCGGCCGGCATGGGCGACCGCGACGAGGACGACCTCGTCTCGGGCGGCTACGAGGACGTCGCGATCGCGCTCATGCGCGGCATCGCGTACGACCAGAGCGCCCGGCTGATCCTCAACGTGCGCAACCGCGGGACGCTCGCCGCGCTGGACGCGGACGCCGTGGTCGAGGTGCCGTGCGTCGTCGACGCCTCGGGCGCGCATCCGGTCGCGGGCACGGAGCTGCCCGACTTCGGGGTGGGCCTCGTGACCAACGCGAAGTACGTGGAGCGGCAGACCATCGAGGCCGGCGTCGGCGGATCCCGCGCCGCGGCCGTCCGCGCGCTCGCGCACCACCCGCTCGTCGACTCCGTCACGGTCGCGCGCTCCCTGCTGGAGGACGCGATGCACGCGTTCCCGGCGCTCTCCTACCTCCGCTGA
- a CDS encoding alpha-mannosidase, with amino-acid sequence MHQNQKLVQERILRALDERITPAVYSAKTPVSLRAWMAPDEPVPVAEAMQQEYAPFALGEPWGRAWSTWWFEVTGEVPAEWAGRTVELLIDPGFIGDWPGNQAECLVHTMDGVPVKGIHPRNTYVRLADEAAGGEQVRFLVEAAGNPDILVNEFVPTPYGDKATAPAEPIYRFRQAELAVFEPEVWALRFDVEVLYQLLMELPDTEPRRHEVLRAIERALDVLAMDDIVGTAAAARAELADVLSRPAVPSAHTLSGVGHAHIDSAWLWPIRETKRKTARTFSNVLRLAEQYPDFRFACSQAQQYVWVKENYPTVFEGIKQAIADGTWYPVGSMWIEPDGNLPGGEAMIRQLTHGMRFFQEELGVQTHGVWLPDSFGYTASFPQIAKLAGLDWFLTQKLSWNQTNTFPHHTFFWEGIDGSRIFTHFPPIDTYNSTLEAEETHHAVRQFREKGRSTMSLAPFGYGDGGGGPTRDMMERQRRTADLEGSPKVIVEHPDEFFRKAEAEYPDAPVWVGELYLELHRGTFTSHAREKRGNRQAEHRLREAELWWTIAAVRTGADYPYAALDRLWKQTLLQQFHDILPGSSITWVHRENEEDYARSLAELDALVADAIARVTAQAVADGEGDGSGAFAVNSTGHARTALVEAVDGSALALVAVPGSGIAPLVAVDPVSPVVTTRADGGTVLDNGLLRVTLDARGLITSIVDLRHADRELVPAGRAANLLQLHEDIPTAWDAWDVDAHYRASRTDLVDAASVELVEDSPLRATVEVVRQFGRSRIVQRVSLHADDARIHTTADLDWLEDEKLLKVTFPLTIHAQHHSAEIQFGHVRRPTHTNTSWDEARFEVMAHRFVHVEEPGYGVALTNAGSYGHDITRSVGATGEVETELRISLVRAARSPDPVQDIGHHRFEYALVPGVGIEGAVDAGLEQNLPVRVVRPGGATEAPAAVGSAPASDAAVPSSLPTAAGLVSVHGGTVRIEALKLADDGSGDVIVRLYESTGARAATRLEAHLAADRFTEVDVLERPLGQGFPRSIAFEPEADGRGVRLVLRPFQVITVRIHRA; translated from the coding sequence ATGCACCAGAACCAGAAGCTCGTCCAGGAGCGGATCCTCCGCGCGCTGGACGAGCGGATCACGCCCGCCGTCTACTCCGCGAAGACGCCCGTCTCGCTCCGCGCGTGGATGGCGCCCGACGAGCCCGTGCCCGTCGCCGAGGCGATGCAGCAGGAGTACGCGCCCTTCGCGCTCGGTGAGCCGTGGGGCCGCGCGTGGTCCACGTGGTGGTTCGAGGTCACGGGCGAGGTGCCCGCCGAGTGGGCCGGCCGCACGGTCGAGCTCCTCATCGACCCCGGCTTCATCGGCGACTGGCCGGGCAACCAGGCCGAGTGCCTCGTGCACACGATGGACGGGGTGCCGGTCAAGGGGATCCACCCGCGCAACACCTACGTGCGCCTCGCCGACGAGGCCGCGGGCGGCGAGCAGGTGCGCTTCCTCGTGGAGGCGGCGGGCAACCCGGACATCCTCGTGAACGAGTTCGTGCCGACCCCCTACGGCGACAAGGCGACCGCGCCCGCCGAGCCCATCTACCGCTTCCGCCAGGCCGAGCTCGCCGTGTTCGAGCCCGAGGTCTGGGCGCTGCGCTTCGACGTCGAGGTGCTGTACCAGCTGCTGATGGAGCTGCCCGATACCGAGCCCCGCCGCCACGAGGTGCTGCGCGCGATCGAGCGCGCGCTCGACGTCCTCGCGATGGACGACATCGTCGGCACCGCGGCCGCCGCCCGCGCCGAGCTCGCCGACGTGCTCTCGCGCCCCGCCGTGCCGAGCGCCCACACGCTCAGCGGAGTCGGCCACGCCCACATCGACAGCGCGTGGCTCTGGCCCATCCGCGAGACGAAGCGCAAGACCGCGCGCACCTTCTCCAACGTGCTGCGGCTCGCCGAGCAGTACCCCGACTTCCGCTTCGCGTGCTCGCAGGCCCAGCAGTACGTCTGGGTGAAGGAGAACTACCCGACGGTGTTCGAGGGCATCAAGCAGGCCATCGCGGACGGCACCTGGTACCCGGTCGGATCCATGTGGATCGAGCCCGACGGCAACCTCCCGGGCGGCGAGGCGATGATCCGCCAGCTCACCCACGGCATGCGCTTCTTCCAGGAGGAGCTCGGCGTCCAGACGCACGGCGTGTGGCTGCCGGACTCGTTCGGCTACACGGCGTCGTTCCCGCAGATCGCGAAGCTCGCCGGGCTCGACTGGTTCCTCACGCAGAAGCTGTCGTGGAACCAGACGAACACGTTCCCGCACCACACCTTCTTCTGGGAGGGCATCGACGGGTCGCGGATCTTCACGCACTTCCCGCCCATCGACACCTACAACTCCACGCTCGAGGCCGAGGAGACGCACCACGCCGTCCGGCAGTTCCGCGAGAAGGGCCGCTCCACGATGTCGCTCGCGCCCTTCGGCTACGGCGACGGCGGCGGCGGGCCCACGCGCGACATGATGGAGCGCCAGCGCCGCACGGCCGACCTCGAGGGGTCGCCGAAGGTGATCGTGGAGCACCCGGACGAGTTCTTCCGCAAGGCCGAGGCCGAGTACCCGGACGCGCCCGTCTGGGTCGGTGAGCTGTACCTCGAGCTGCACCGTGGCACGTTCACCTCGCACGCCCGCGAGAAGCGCGGCAACCGCCAGGCCGAGCACCGCCTCCGCGAGGCCGAGCTGTGGTGGACCATCGCGGCCGTCCGCACGGGCGCCGACTACCCGTACGCGGCGCTCGACCGGCTCTGGAAGCAGACGCTGCTGCAGCAGTTCCACGACATCCTCCCCGGCTCCTCCATCACGTGGGTGCACCGGGAGAACGAGGAGGACTACGCGCGCAGCCTCGCCGAGCTCGACGCGCTCGTGGCCGACGCCATCGCGCGCGTCACGGCGCAGGCGGTCGCGGACGGCGAGGGCGACGGATCCGGCGCGTTCGCGGTGAACTCCACCGGCCACGCGCGCACCGCGCTCGTGGAGGCGGTCGACGGATCCGCGCTCGCGCTCGTCGCGGTGCCCGGCAGCGGGATCGCGCCGCTCGTCGCGGTGGATCCCGTCTCGCCCGTCGTCACGACGCGCGCCGACGGTGGCACCGTGCTCGACAACGGCCTGCTGCGCGTCACGCTCGACGCGCGCGGCCTCATCACGTCGATCGTCGACCTGCGGCACGCCGACCGCGAGCTCGTGCCCGCCGGCCGCGCCGCGAACCTGCTCCAGCTGCACGAGGACATCCCCACCGCGTGGGACGCCTGGGACGTCGACGCGCACTACCGCGCGAGCCGCACCGACCTCGTCGACGCGGCCTCGGTCGAGCTCGTCGAGGACTCGCCGCTCCGCGCGACCGTCGAGGTGGTCCGCCAGTTCGGGCGCTCGCGCATCGTGCAGCGGGTGTCGCTGCACGCCGACGACGCCCGGATCCACACCACGGCCGACCTCGACTGGCTCGAGGACGAGAAGCTCCTCAAGGTCACCTTCCCGCTCACGATCCACGCGCAGCACCACAGCGCGGAGATCCAGTTCGGGCACGTCCGCCGCCCTACGCACACGAACACGTCGTGGGACGAGGCGCGGTTCGAGGTCATGGCCCACCGCTTCGTGCACGTGGAGGAGCCCGGCTACGGCGTGGCCCTCACCAATGCGGGGAGCTACGGCCACGACATCACGCGCTCGGTGGGCGCGACGGGCGAGGTGGAGACCGAGCTGCGGATCAGCCTGGTCCGGGCGGCGCGCTCCCCCGACCCCGTGCAGGACATCGGCCACCACCGCTTCGAGTACGCGCTCGTGCCGGGCGTGGGCATCGAGGGCGCGGTGGACGCGGGGCTCGAGCAGAACCTGCCCGTGCGCGTGGTGCGGCCCGGCGGCGCGACCGAGGCGCCCGCCGCCGTCGGATCCGCTCCCGCGTCCGACGCGGCCGTCCCGTCCTCGCTGCCCACCGCCGCCGGCCTCGTCTCGGTGCACGGCGGCACGGTGCGGATCGAGGCGCTGAAGCTCGCGGACGACGGCTCGGGCGACGTGATCGTGCGGCTCTACGAGTCCACGGGCGCACGCGCCGCGACCCGGCTCGAGGCGCACCTCGCCGCCGACCGCTTCACCGAGGTGGACGTGCTCGAGCGCCCGCTCGGCCAGGGCTTCCCGCGGTCGATCGCGTTCGAGCCCGAGGCCGACGGCCGCGGCGTGCGGCTCGTGCTGCGGCCGTTCCAGGTGATCACGGTCCGCATCCACCGGGCCTGA
- a CDS encoding N-acetylglucosamine-6-phosphate deacetylase, with the protein MRLRAARALVGGAFTGPVVVDVAAGRITAVRPATGTEVVDHDLVDGTLSAGLLDLQVNGSFGVDVASADTAGWRTLLAGLASRGVTGIEPTVITAPLPEIATALARVGRARAESAGEPVARILGAHLEGPFLSPARKGAHRVECMLHPTPAHLDALLADPAARAALRTVTLAPELPGAVEATRRLVAEGYVVSVGHSDATAAEVDAVGDAGATMTTHVFNAQRSLKHREPGVPGAVLTDERFFVGTIIDGQHLDPRVVSLVMSAAGSRMVGVTDAIVTAGREPGEWHEFGGQPVANDASGLGRRPDGTIAGAGVVLDEGVRRMIAAGLDPARVLAACTENAARSLGRTDIGHVAAGAAADLVWWDAAWQPSAVWIAGEAIRPPAG; encoded by the coding sequence ATGCGGCTGCGCGCCGCCCGGGCGCTCGTCGGCGGCGCGTTCACGGGGCCGGTCGTCGTCGACGTCGCGGCGGGGAGGATCACGGCCGTCCGCCCGGCGACGGGGACCGAGGTCGTCGACCACGACCTCGTCGACGGGACGCTCAGCGCGGGCCTGCTGGACCTCCAGGTCAACGGCTCGTTCGGCGTCGACGTCGCGTCCGCGGACACCGCGGGCTGGCGGACGCTGCTCGCCGGGCTGGCCTCCCGCGGGGTCACGGGGATCGAGCCGACCGTGATCACGGCGCCGCTGCCCGAGATCGCGACCGCCCTCGCCCGCGTCGGGCGGGCCCGGGCCGAGTCCGCCGGCGAGCCGGTGGCCCGGATCCTCGGCGCCCATCTCGAGGGCCCGTTCCTCTCGCCCGCGCGCAAGGGCGCGCATCGCGTGGAGTGCATGCTCCACCCGACCCCCGCCCACCTCGACGCGCTGCTCGCCGACCCGGCGGCCCGCGCGGCGCTGCGCACGGTCACGCTCGCCCCCGAGCTGCCGGGCGCCGTGGAGGCGACGCGGCGGCTGGTCGCGGAGGGCTACGTCGTCTCCGTCGGCCACAGCGACGCCACGGCGGCCGAGGTGGACGCCGTCGGCGACGCGGGCGCGACGATGACCACGCACGTGTTCAACGCCCAGCGGTCCCTCAAGCACCGGGAACCCGGCGTGCCGGGCGCGGTCCTCACCGACGAGCGCTTCTTCGTCGGCACCATCATCGACGGCCAGCACCTCGACCCGCGCGTGGTGTCGCTCGTGATGAGCGCCGCCGGCTCGCGCATGGTCGGGGTGACCGACGCCATCGTGACGGCCGGGCGGGAGCCCGGGGAATGGCACGAGTTCGGCGGTCAGCCCGTCGCCAACGACGCCTCCGGCCTGGGCCGCCGGCCCGACGGCACGATCGCCGGGGCGGGCGTGGTGCTCGACGAGGGGGTGCGGCGCATGATCGCCGCGGGACTGGATCCGGCTCGCGTCCTCGCCGCGTGCACCGAGAACGCCGCGCGCTCGCTCGGGCGCACCGACATCGGCCACGTCGCCGCGGGGGCGGCCGCCGACCTGGTGTGGTGGGACGCCGCGTGGCAGCCGTCCGCGGTGTGGATCGCGGGAGAGGCGATCCGCCCTCCCGCCGGCTGA
- a CDS encoding DeoR/GlpR family DNA-binding transcription regulator, with amino-acid sequence MRDAREFVILDRLRATRSATVAELAEAAGTSDATIRRDLARLDEQGALRRTHGGAVLIEVDAPFAEVEQVNREAKERIARTAAAQIQDGQSVVLDIGTTTLHLAEQLRGRAVTVITANVAAFDVLRDDRSVRLILLPGDWDPVYRSVSGPLTAESLRMLHADHAFVGVSGIADNGDLRDTTMAQVPIKRAMADMSDRVTVLADSSKFPGTGAGRVAPTASLTQLITEAAPHERVSQGLADKGVSVTVA; translated from the coding sequence ATGAGAGACGCCCGAGAGTTCGTGATCCTCGACCGGTTGCGCGCCACCCGCAGCGCCACGGTCGCCGAGCTCGCCGAGGCCGCCGGCACGAGCGACGCGACCATCCGCCGCGACCTGGCCCGCCTCGACGAGCAGGGCGCGCTCCGGCGCACCCACGGCGGCGCCGTGCTGATCGAGGTCGACGCGCCCTTCGCCGAGGTCGAGCAGGTCAACCGCGAGGCCAAGGAGCGCATCGCGCGCACCGCGGCGGCGCAGATCCAGGACGGCCAGTCGGTCGTGCTCGACATCGGCACGACCACGCTGCACCTCGCCGAGCAGCTGCGCGGCCGGGCCGTCACCGTGATAACCGCGAACGTCGCCGCGTTCGACGTGCTGCGGGACGACCGGAGCGTGCGGCTCATCCTGCTGCCGGGCGACTGGGATCCGGTCTACCGCTCGGTGTCCGGCCCGCTCACGGCCGAGAGCCTGCGGATGCTGCACGCCGACCACGCGTTCGTGGGCGTGAGCGGCATCGCCGACAACGGCGACCTGCGCGACACGACGATGGCCCAGGTGCCCATCAAGCGCGCGATGGCCGACATGAGCGACCGGGTCACGGTGCTCGCCGACTCCTCCAAGTTCCCGGGCACCGGCGCCGGCCGTGTCGCCCCCACCGCGTCGCTGACGCAGCTGATCACCGAGGCCGCCCCGCACGAGCGGGTGTCGCAGGGCCTCGCGGACAAGGGAGTGTCGGTGACCGTCGCATGA
- a CDS encoding carbohydrate ABC transporter permease: MIPVAVRPGGRPPAPSRAGAGPSGSAPSRAGAGARGIRRTWPYYVAIAPFFVLFLIFGLFPALYSLVLSFQDWNGLGTAKWVGLANFQALAADGTFWLSIRNTLVIFALSTFPMMAIAVVVAAMLNSAKRLSTFYKISYFVPNVTSVVAMAVLFGSIFGDSFGLVNAGLRAIGLDGVAWLSTPWAIQVTIAILITYQWTGYNAIIFLAGMQAIGTEVYEAAKLDGAGAIRTFWSVTLPLLRPTILFVLVVSTITGLQSFTEAQVLTASSSTTNPNSGGAGQAGLTTVLYFYQQAFNYNRFGYGAAIAWGVFLLVVIFSIISFRLGSEKKEKVVRAPGTRKGQRA, translated from the coding sequence GTGATCCCCGTCGCCGTCCGCCCGGGAGGGCGCCCGCCCGCGCCCTCCCGGGCGGGCGCGGGTCCCTCGGGCTCCGCGCCGTCCCGGGCGGGCGCGGGCGCGCGGGGGATCCGCCGCACGTGGCCGTACTACGTCGCCATCGCGCCGTTCTTCGTGCTGTTCCTGATCTTCGGCCTGTTCCCGGCGCTCTACTCGCTCGTGCTCTCGTTCCAGGACTGGAACGGGCTCGGCACGGCCAAGTGGGTGGGCCTCGCGAACTTCCAGGCCCTCGCGGCCGACGGCACGTTCTGGCTGTCCATCAGGAACACGCTCGTCATCTTCGCGCTGTCGACGTTCCCGATGATGGCGATCGCCGTCGTCGTCGCGGCCATGCTCAACTCGGCCAAGCGGCTCAGCACCTTCTACAAGATCAGCTACTTCGTGCCGAACGTCACGAGCGTGGTGGCGATGGCGGTGCTGTTCGGATCCATCTTCGGCGACAGCTTCGGGCTCGTGAACGCGGGGCTCCGCGCGATCGGCCTCGACGGCGTGGCCTGGCTCTCGACGCCGTGGGCGATCCAGGTGACCATCGCGATCCTCATCACCTACCAGTGGACCGGCTACAACGCGATCATCTTCCTCGCCGGCATGCAGGCCATCGGCACCGAGGTCTACGAGGCCGCCAAGCTCGACGGCGCGGGCGCGATCCGCACCTTCTGGTCGGTGACGCTGCCGCTCCTGCGGCCGACGATCCTCTTCGTGCTCGTGGTCTCGACCATCACCGGACTGCAGAGCTTCACCGAGGCGCAGGTGCTCACGGCCTCCTCCAGCACGACGAACCCGAACTCGGGCGGCGCGGGCCAGGCCGGCCTCACGACCGTCCTGTACTTCTACCAGCAGGCCTTCAACTACAACCGCTTCGGCTACGGCGCCGCCATCGCGTGGGGCGTGTTCCTGCTCGTGGTGATCTTCTCCATCATCAGCTTCCGGCTCGGGTCGGAGAAGAAGGAGAAGGTCGTGCGGGCGCCCGGCACGAGGAAGGGGCAGCGCGCATGA
- a CDS encoding carbohydrate ABC transporter permease produces MSTTVHAPRRRQLPPGRVILHGVLFAGSIVSLFPLYWLVVMASNTTSDIYKSPPVLVPGPYLWDNIQAVFRTIDFGGSLMNTVIVAVSVTVLVLFFDSIAAFTFAKYEFPGRRVLFALLLVTFMLPAQLSVIPQFVTMINLGWVGQLQALIVPAAANAFGIFWLRQFIISSVPDELIDAARIDGAGFFRQYLTVCLPLIRPGLGFLGIFTFIAAWNDYLWPLIVLNDPGTLTLQVAMSQLNSAHGKDYGMVMAGALLAVIPLIVVFLVGAKQFIGDIAKGALK; encoded by the coding sequence ATGAGCACGACCGTCCATGCGCCGCGCCGGCGGCAGCTGCCGCCCGGCCGGGTGATCCTGCACGGGGTGCTGTTCGCGGGATCCATCGTCAGTCTCTTCCCGCTCTACTGGCTCGTCGTGATGGCGAGCAACACCACGAGCGACATCTACAAGTCGCCGCCCGTGCTCGTGCCGGGGCCGTACCTGTGGGACAACATCCAGGCCGTGTTCCGCACGATCGACTTCGGCGGCTCGCTCATGAACACCGTGATCGTCGCGGTCTCCGTGACGGTGCTCGTGCTGTTCTTCGACTCGATCGCGGCGTTCACGTTCGCGAAGTACGAGTTCCCGGGGCGGCGCGTGCTGTTCGCGCTGCTGCTCGTGACGTTCATGCTGCCCGCGCAGCTGTCGGTGATCCCGCAGTTCGTCACGATGATCAACCTCGGCTGGGTGGGCCAGCTGCAGGCGCTCATCGTGCCGGCGGCGGCGAACGCGTTCGGCATCTTCTGGCTGCGGCAGTTCATCATCTCGAGCGTGCCGGACGAGCTCATCGACGCGGCCCGCATCGACGGCGCCGGGTTCTTCCGGCAGTACCTCACGGTGTGCCTGCCGCTCATCCGGCCGGGTCTCGGGTTCCTCGGGATCTTCACCTTCATCGCCGCGTGGAACGACTACCTCTGGCCGCTCATCGTGCTCAACGACCCGGGCACGCTGACGCTGCAGGTGGCGATGAGCCAGCTGAACAGCGCCCACGGCAAGGACTACGGCATGGTCATGGCGGGCGCGCTGCTCGCGGTGATCCCGCTCATCGTCGTGTTCCTCGTGGGCGCCAAGCAGTTCATCGGCGACATCGCGAAGGGCGCGCTGAAGTGA